The Lentimicrobiaceae bacterium DNA segment TCGAATCAAAATCCGTCCCGATCATTCCGCGGGAATAAGCATAAGAGAATTCTTCCCCAAAACGCTTGGCGTATTGGATCGGCATGTTATGGCCTGCAAGCGTGTAATTGGGTCTTAAATAAAGCGAAGCCCCCGCGTCATACCACCCGCCCCACTGTGTTTTAAAATCCTGTGTGTTTTGATCATTCCAAGGATAAATTTGAGTCGGAACAATACCAATGACAATATCACGATTCAATTGTGTATCAACAGGCGGAGCGCTGTAATTTTCGTAAGCATACCCGATTACTTTGGCGGCGGGATCATGAAGTCTTGCTTTTTGTTGAAGTGCAAAATACCATTTAGCATATCTGTCCGACAAAGAATATGGCAAATAGAGATCTTCCTTGCCTATCGGCGCCTTATACGGAACGCTTGTATTGTCAAGGGCAAGCGTCTCCGGCGAACGGTCTAATCCCGGCGTATCATTCTCAATCCCGTTGACCCACCCCTTCTTGTCCGTCCGCTTAGCCAACCAGTCGGTAATGACCTGATTTTGCAATCCTTCATTCCCAACGTTCATGGAAATCAAGCGTCCTTCTCCGGGATAGAAGGGGTGATTAGGACGGCGTGTACCGTCTGGAAGTAAGTTGAAATATTCCGGATGCGTGTCTTTAAACCGGCTCCAATAATCCGTGAAGCCATGTCCGTAGCCAAAACTAACGCCTTCGGCAAAACCATGGCGGCGAAGCCACACAGATTGATCTTTGAGAAATTGTGCTTGAATCGAAGGCAAGACACCGTTTACATCAGCGCTTCGGTTGCCAATTCCTCTCCAACGGGTATGCTGCAGTTGCGCTTCTTGCTCGATCGCGTAATTATTGATGGAGAATGATGCCTTCTGTAGGATATCTTCCCCCAATTCGCCAGGCCACAGCCACTTGACTCCCAAATCATTTCTTAGAATGTAATAAACGCCGAACAATGTTCCAGCATCCTTGGTTAAATCCAGGGCAGAACCGACTTCGTCATGTCCGGTTATATAAATCCCCTGCGAAGTGGTCCGAATCGCGTAGGAACGCGGCCCCATTGCGCTGCCATCCAAGCCGAGAGCCAACGCAGCCTGCGTGCGTCCCACATAAACAGGCAGCAGACCTTGCGGTAAAGAATAGGACTCACGCAAGATTTGTAAGGTTACCTGTGTAGACTTCTGAACGTGATATTGAAATTCGCTTGCCGCATAATTCTCCACTTCCAGCGGCATGTCAGGAACGACGATGACCGCCTTGGCCATCCCATTCTCGACAATGCTGGGTAATGGTGACGGCTTGCCCGACGCCAAACCCGCTCCTTCCTTCCGTTCCGGTTGCTTCCCGAACGTCGTGTCCTTTGCTTGAATGCTAATTATCGCACTCTTAATTTGACCCTGCCCAATCCTCGCGGGGGTAAATGCATTTAGGCCCGCAGCACTGTCGGCTGCCGCTTTAGTGGGAATGTCTGTTGATTCGCTTTTTTCCCCGGATGAGTAAGCTGCCATTATAAACGTTAATACAATGACTAAAAGCACTATACTGATTTTTTTCATTTTCGATCCTCTATCATGTTACATGTTGTTTTATTATTCAATTATTTATCAAAACGATTAATCCCATCCCGGATTTTGCCAATCAACTCCGGAAAGTCCAATGATCTTACTAACTTCATTCTGATCAATCGGATACATCAGGTATTTAGTTGATGAACAGTTTCTATCTGTGAACTTGAAGCGTTTGTAGGTAAGGTTTGAACCAGTTTTCGTAATCCCCATACCTGTAACAAACTTATCCGTCTGGTCCAGGATTTTCCAACGCCTGACATCAAAGAAACGATGTTCTTCAAATGCAAGTTCAATACGACGCTCATTACGATACTTTTTCTCAAAAGCATCTTTAGACATGCCAACAGGGAATGCAGGCATACCAGCCCTTACACGAACTGCACTGACAGCATCCCTGGCACTCATGGAAAAGCCTCCTGTAGTTACCGCCACATCCGGGCCAACTGATTGGTAAGCAGATTCAGCAAAGTTCAGGTAAAGTTCAGCCAAACGGAACAATCTGATAGAGCCATCAGCATTATTATTTTTGCCGGATTTATAGTTGTTAAATTTACGCAGGTAATATCCTGTTCTGGTATTCTTACGGTTGATAGCTGATATCTCTTCGTTCCCTCCTAAAAAA contains these protein-coding regions:
- a CDS encoding DUF4838 domain-containing protein, with protein sequence MKKISIVLLVIVLTFIMAAYSSGEKSESTDIPTKAAADSAAGLNAFTPARIGQGQIKSAIISIQAKDTTFGKQPERKEGAGLASGKPSPLPSIVENGMAKAVIVVPDMPLEVENYAASEFQYHVQKSTQVTLQILRESYSLPQGLLPVYVGRTQAALALGLDGSAMGPRSYAIRTTSQGIYITGHDEVGSALDLTKDAGTLFGVYYILRNDLGVKWLWPGELGEDILQKASFSINNYAIEQEAQLQHTRWRGIGNRSADVNGVLPSIQAQFLKDQSVWLRRHGFAEGVSFGYGHGFTDYWSRFKDTHPEYFNLLPDGTRRPNHPFYPGEGRLISMNVGNEGLQNQVITDWLAKRTDKKGWVNGIENDTPGLDRSPETLALDNTSVPYKAPIGKEDLYLPYSLSDRYAKWYFALQQKARLHDPAAKVIGYAYENYSAPPVDTQLNRDIVIGIVPTQIYPWNDQNTQDFKTQWGGWYDAGASLYLRPNYTLAGHNMPIQYAKRFGEEFSYAYSRGMIGTDFDSMTGMYAAQGPSLYMVARMNEDAEKGVQSILNEYYEAFGSAKDKVQQYFDFWESVTERAGQTYLALDASTKDVGSIFANFHRLTDLLFTAADFNEAHTLLNEAKALAGGNARAVQRIEFLEKGLVDAEMTRQVMVARRLAMADPAKESDLIRAVQLLDSYRLTIASSNAVNIWYATWAENRTIRQYRGGIIR